Genomic segment of Desulfomicrobium apsheronum:
CTGCAGGCTGGTGAGTGGAGGCTTCAGTACGCTTATTTCCATTGCGGAAAACTCAGCGCCGGAGATGGTTATGGAAGAAGCCATACGCGAAATTGACAGCGCAATGGACGAGGTTCGCGCAGAATTGGGTTCCGTGATCGCCAAGAAGCATCTGGCCAAGACACGACTCAACGCAGAAACAAATAAACATGCGGACTTGGCTACAAAAATAGGACTGGCTGTCAGAGAAAAACGCGATGATCTGGCAGAAACCGCGATCTCCCGCCAACTGGATGTCGAAGCGCTGTTTCCTGTGCTCAATGCCAATATCAACGACTGCAAAGCCCATGAAAAAGAACTGGAAGACTTCCTGCGGGCGCTGAACGCCAAAAAACGCGAAATGATGGAAGAGTTGCAACACTATCAGGAGTCGAAAAAGCTTAGCAGCCCGTTGATTTATTCATGATCAACACAGCTCGACGGTAATCTGAGTTCCGACGAATTCTTCGCCAGTCTCGCTCTTCATCTCAA
This window contains:
- a CDS encoding PspA/IM30 family protein, translated to MDSLTNRVCRLVSGGFSTLISIAENSAPEMVMEEAIREIDSAMDEVRAELGSVIAKKHLAKTRLNAETNKHADLATKIGLAVREKRDDLAETAISRQLDVEALFPVLNANINDCKAHEKELEDFLRALNAKKREMMEELQHYQESKKLSSPLIYS